From Oceanipulchritudo coccoides, the proteins below share one genomic window:
- a CDS encoding hybrid sensor histidine kinase/response regulator transcription factor, whose protein sequence is MSPLNGTEVRSLDSYRVDPLTESWRWQRIKGLDGQALEIVAMTPDGRLGAIYSPNELHFYDGRTWQQEALPEDIEDQFISAFFISSRAHYCVVTTGAIYLFDGSAWIKVADEGLHRRVRDNIAETSDGILWIGLRSGLARLDPATAECEITPWRSAVMSVCEGPNKQSLWISTLPRGEVWECPLVEGNLAPVGDWILKKPGMQHEILAASLMRASDGRIWQINNHHNLPASFYDPETGEWESVNLSRIGGDNFDFSILETPDGAIWISSRGSLHILKNEEWKVYHSPEYPLPGARSTMVQDTSGAVSIIEEGGMNVRIDYGQTSGYSFNGLHFQDQTLEGDQLFISINNDVVQLSQESRNGIFHTSDETGVSHPGTLLVHPSGDWILAGSDQREAVISVYNGQKWEVYRFPEVALSFAHLAALKQPNGDIWLGCAQMEEEFPDYQGGIVVISRQKDGTYVSKHLQSPPFQFRNWSLVRGNGESVYSSENGIFQNTRSGAAPVELPDELRQKWIDQIAVDAAGDLWCAVWSQGIYRFSNGEWKQFTEADGLESSLTSFVITLNGTDPVATTREGHFRFDGQLWAPFMGIVEGLHRGSGRVVQGKDGSIWINRTHVDWYYRGQRTEPYAEDKKRGFRTVQYVPDNQAPDTLWITPPSELQRNTSLQFSWKGVDAWSRTPANKLQFSHRVDGGDWSPFTASTEVTLNELKGGKHVIEVVSRDSDFNVDPTPLRAEFTVVLPLWQQAWFVASLVAGILFLISVVVFFIRQRVKHMLEIEQVKMRVFTHLSHEIKTPLSLILGPVERLQNEISDSRHQHFLSLIKSNSQRLLFLINQLLDFRKFQLNRLEFKPQEGDFVPFIRSCLAVFDGWALEKKHTLKLETNLTGLVFAFDQELFHKIIDNVVNNSVKYTPRGGRITVRVAEVETPDGPPMGQIEVEDDGPGISTSEQEAIFEPFYRSADMDETEEGSGIGLAFVKEIVTAIHGTVSVISPVNPHDKERPGSCFQISFPLPGRKKTQDALNTQPVSSSDHVAPAVTAEQDQSVILLIEDNHDLREFIGGELRGAFQIEMATNGDEGFAKAQELIPDIVISDIVMPGKDGFETCRVLKKDPHTSHIPVILLTALRSEEHRLKAFNSGADDFITKPVSPEILRLKIRNLLSTQKRSRERVREQFVDDHRLAGLSGEDKVFVEKTETLVEEHMSEEQFDVNTLAEKMGFSRSAFYRKFSNLTDLSPAAFIRTKRLRRAALWLAEGGKPVSEIAYDVGFSDAGYFSRVFKDEYKCSPSAFARKKGGIDSQEEETARN, encoded by the coding sequence ATGAGCCCGCTCAACGGGACCGAAGTGCGCAGCCTCGACAGCTACCGCGTGGATCCGTTGACGGAATCCTGGCGCTGGCAGCGAATCAAAGGCCTTGATGGGCAAGCGCTTGAAATTGTCGCGATGACCCCGGACGGGAGACTTGGGGCCATTTACAGTCCCAACGAATTGCACTTCTATGATGGACGCACTTGGCAACAAGAAGCGCTCCCTGAAGATATTGAAGATCAGTTCATCAGTGCTTTTTTCATCAGTTCCCGGGCCCATTACTGCGTGGTGACAACCGGGGCAATTTACCTCTTTGATGGATCAGCCTGGATAAAGGTGGCGGACGAAGGGCTTCACCGCCGGGTGCGGGATAACATTGCCGAAACCTCTGATGGAATCCTGTGGATTGGCCTCAGAAGCGGGTTGGCACGGCTTGATCCAGCCACAGCAGAGTGTGAGATCACCCCTTGGCGTAGCGCAGTGATGAGTGTTTGTGAAGGACCCAACAAGCAAAGCCTGTGGATATCCACCCTGCCCCGGGGCGAAGTCTGGGAATGCCCGCTCGTTGAAGGCAATCTTGCCCCCGTGGGAGATTGGATTCTCAAGAAACCGGGAATGCAGCACGAGATTCTCGCCGCCAGTCTGATGCGCGCCAGCGATGGCCGGATATGGCAGATCAATAATCACCACAACTTGCCGGCCAGCTTCTATGACCCCGAAACAGGGGAATGGGAGTCGGTAAACCTTTCCCGTATTGGGGGGGACAACTTTGACTTCTCGATTTTGGAGACACCTGACGGGGCCATCTGGATTTCAAGCCGGGGTTCCCTGCACATCCTTAAAAACGAAGAATGGAAAGTGTATCACAGTCCGGAATATCCGCTTCCGGGTGCCCGTTCGACAATGGTTCAGGATACCAGCGGTGCAGTCAGCATAATCGAGGAAGGCGGCATGAACGTCCGGATCGATTATGGTCAGACTAGCGGATACTCCTTCAATGGCCTGCATTTCCAGGATCAAACCTTGGAAGGAGACCAGCTCTTCATTTCCATAAACAATGATGTCGTACAGCTGTCACAGGAATCCCGGAATGGCATCTTTCATACATCCGATGAAACCGGCGTTTCCCATCCAGGGACGCTGTTGGTCCACCCAAGCGGAGATTGGATTCTCGCCGGTTCTGATCAGCGCGAAGCGGTCATATCAGTCTACAATGGCCAGAAATGGGAAGTTTATCGCTTTCCCGAGGTCGCCCTGTCATTTGCCCATTTGGCGGCCCTGAAACAGCCCAACGGCGATATCTGGCTGGGATGTGCCCAGATGGAAGAAGAGTTTCCCGACTACCAAGGCGGAATTGTCGTTATCAGCCGGCAGAAAGATGGAACCTATGTTTCCAAGCACTTGCAGTCCCCTCCTTTTCAATTCCGCAATTGGAGCCTTGTCAGGGGAAATGGGGAAAGCGTCTACAGCAGCGAAAATGGAATTTTTCAAAATACCCGATCCGGCGCAGCACCTGTGGAACTTCCAGACGAGCTTCGGCAAAAGTGGATTGACCAGATTGCCGTCGATGCAGCCGGGGACCTCTGGTGTGCGGTCTGGTCCCAGGGAATCTACCGGTTCAGCAATGGAGAGTGGAAACAATTCACGGAAGCGGATGGGCTGGAAAGCTCCCTCACCTCTTTTGTCATAACCCTGAATGGGACAGACCCGGTTGCAACGACTCGTGAAGGACACTTTCGCTTTGATGGACAACTCTGGGCCCCATTCATGGGAATTGTGGAAGGGCTGCATCGCGGATCCGGCCGGGTGGTTCAAGGGAAGGATGGTTCCATCTGGATTAACCGTACCCATGTCGACTGGTATTATCGCGGACAACGCACGGAGCCCTACGCGGAAGACAAGAAAAGGGGATTCCGGACAGTACAGTATGTCCCCGACAACCAGGCGCCTGATACATTGTGGATCACACCCCCTTCCGAACTTCAACGGAATACCAGCCTCCAATTCAGCTGGAAGGGTGTGGATGCGTGGTCGAGAACTCCAGCCAACAAACTGCAATTCTCTCATCGTGTGGATGGAGGGGATTGGTCCCCGTTCACAGCATCCACGGAAGTGACCCTCAATGAGTTAAAAGGGGGCAAACATGTAATTGAAGTCGTATCCCGCGACAGCGACTTCAACGTTGATCCGACTCCATTGCGGGCGGAGTTCACCGTTGTCCTTCCGCTCTGGCAACAGGCCTGGTTCGTTGCTTCCCTGGTGGCCGGTATTCTTTTCCTTATCTCGGTGGTTGTTTTCTTCATCCGTCAACGCGTCAAGCACATGCTTGAAATCGAGCAGGTGAAAATGCGGGTGTTCACCCACCTTTCCCATGAAATAAAAACCCCCTTGAGCCTGATTCTCGGGCCGGTGGAGCGACTTCAGAACGAGATCAGCGACAGCCGGCACCAGCACTTTCTCTCCCTTATCAAATCAAATAGCCAGCGCCTCCTTTTCCTCATCAATCAGTTATTGGACTTCCGTAAGTTCCAACTCAACAGACTGGAGTTCAAGCCGCAGGAGGGCGACTTCGTTCCGTTCATCAGGAGCTGCCTTGCAGTGTTTGATGGTTGGGCCCTTGAAAAGAAACACACCCTGAAGCTGGAAACTAACTTGACCGGACTGGTCTTTGCCTTCGATCAGGAATTGTTCCACAAGATCATCGACAACGTGGTCAACAATTCGGTCAAGTACACCCCACGCGGCGGGCGCATAACGGTGCGCGTGGCCGAAGTGGAAACGCCGGACGGGCCGCCCATGGGACAAATTGAAGTGGAAGATGACGGACCGGGGATTTCCACTTCCGAGCAGGAGGCCATCTTCGAACCGTTTTACCGGAGTGCCGACATGGATGAAACTGAAGAGGGCTCTGGTATCGGCCTGGCCTTCGTCAAGGAGATCGTGACGGCCATCCATGGTACGGTTAGCGTGATCAGTCCTGTCAATCCGCATGACAAGGAGCGCCCGGGTAGCTGCTTCCAGATCAGCTTCCCGCTCCCCGGCAGGAAGAAAACGCAAGACGCCCTGAACACCCAACCTGTCTCATCGTCGGACCACGTCGCCCCTGCTGTGACTGCAGAACAGGATCAAAGTGTCATCCTGCTCATTGAGGACAACCACGACCTGCGCGAATTTATTGGCGGAGAATTGAGAGGGGCCTTCCAAATCGAAATGGCGACCAACGGTGACGAAGGGTTTGCCAAGGCACAGGAACTCATTCCCGATATTGTTATCTCGGACATTGTCATGCCCGGGAAGGACGGCTTTGAAACCTGTCGTGTTCTCAAGAAGGATCCCCACACCTCCCACATTCCGGTCATTCTGTTGACTGCCCTCCGCTCGGAAGAACACAGGCTCAAGGCCTTCAATAGCGGTGCTGACGATTTCATTACAAAGCCTGTCTCGCCGGAGATCCTCCGCCTGAAGATCCGGAATCTCCTTTCCACACAAAAGCGCTCTCGCGAACGGGTCCGCGAACAGTTTGTCGATGATCACCGCCTCGCAGGCCTTTCCGGAGAGGATAAGGTCTTCGTGGAAAAGACCGAGACACTGGTCGAGGAGCACATGTCGGAAGAGCAGTTCGACGTGAATACCCTCGCTGAAAAAATGGGCTTCAGCCGTAGTGCCTTCTATCGCAAGTTCAGCAACCTGACCGACCTGAGCCCGGCCGCCTTTATCCGTACAAAGCGGCTCCGCCGGGCCGCCCTCTGGCTTGCCGAGGGAGGCAAGCCCGTCTCCGAAATTGCGTACGATGTGGGCTTTTCCGATGCCGGTTATTTCAGCCGTGTATTCAAGGATGAATACAAATGCTCGCCATCCGCATTTGCCCGCAAAAAGGGGGGCATTGATTCGCAGGAGGAAGAAACCGCCCGGAATTAA